AACCGGGTGTTGGTGCTGGCGTACCTGTTTTGGGTTGGGCCGCGATACCGGCCAGGCTGAGGCAGTGGCCTTTATTGATGAGGCATTGGCCTCCGGCCAAATGCCGATCGACCGCCCGCCGGAGCCTGCTCAGAGCGGAGCGTGGAGGCGGAATTTAAGGCGATGGGATGAATGCGATCTGAGGTGGGTTCGTCGGTTACCTGACGATTGCGGAGACGGAAATTCGTTTGTGATTTGCCCATGAACCGCCAAAGGTCCGCCTGCGGCGGATGACGACGAGGTCGTCTTATAAATAGCGTCTTTGACGCTCATTTTCGCGCCCGCCGGGCGGGGGGGGAGCGGGACTTTCCGGTCCCAGGAGCCAGGCGCCGCGGCGGGGGGCGGGAGGTCGTCTAAATAGCGTCTTTGGCGCTCATTTTCGCCCTGTCCGCCAAGGCGGACCTGGGCAGGTTACTGTCAGAAAAAGTGAAACATTTTCCTGTCCCATGAAGCCAAAGGTCCGCCTGCGGCGGATGACGATGAGGTCGTCTTATAAATAGCGTCTTTGACGCTCATTTTATCTCTGCTGCCCTGTCATCCGCCGCAAGGCGGACCTTTGGGCAGGTTACTGTCAGAGAAAACGATAGCAGTAAAACATTTTTCCTTTCCCAAATGAACCGCCAAAGGTCCGCCTGCGGCGGATGACGACGAGGTCGTCTTGTTTAGCGTCTTTGACGCTGAAGATATCACTGCTGCCCTGTCATCCGCCGCAAGGCGGACCTTTGGGCAGGTTACTTTCAGAGAAAACGATAGCAGTAAAACATTTTTCCTTTCCCAAATGAACCGCCAAAGGTCCACCTCCGGTGGATGACGACGAGGTCGTTGAAAATTTAGCGTCTTTGACGCTGAAGATATCACTGCTGCCCTGTCATCCGCCGCAAGGCGGACCTTTAGGCAGGTTACTTTCAGAGAAAACGATAGCAGTAAAACATTTTTCCTTTTCCAAATGGACCTTTGGGCAGGTTACTTTCAGAGAAAACGATAGCAGTAAAACATTTTTCCTTTCCCAAATGAACCGCCAAAGGTCCACCTCCGGTGGATGACGACGAGGTCGTCGGGATTTTAGCGTCTTCGACGCTGAAGATATCACTGCTGCCCTGTCATCCGCCGCAAGGCGGACCTTTGGGCAGGTTACTTTCAGAAAAAACGATCGTCACGAATCTTTTCCTGTCACCAAGGAACCGCCAAAGGTCCACCTACGGTGGATGACGACGAGGTCGTCGGGATTTTAGCGTCTTTGACGCTGAAGATATCTCTGCTGCCCTGTCATCCGCCGAAGGCGGACCCTTGGGCAGGTTACTGTCAGAAAAAACGATCGTTACGAATCTTTTTTCCGGTCACCAGTGAACCGCCAAAGGTCCGCCTCCGGCGGATGACGACGAGGTCGTCTTATAAATAGCGTCTTTGACGCTGAAGTTATCTCTGCTGCCCTGTCATCCGCCGAAGGCGGACCCTTGGGCAGGTTACTGTCAGAAAAAACGATCGTTACGAATCTTTTTTCCGGTCACCAGTGAACCGCTAAAGGTCCGCCTGCGGCGGATGACGACGAGGTCGTCTTATAAATAGCGTCTTTGACGCTCATTTTATCGCTGCTGCCCTGTCATCCGCCGAAGGCGGACCTTTGGGCAGCTGATTGAACACTATTCTTGGTATCAAATGCCAGAAAACTATATTAATTAGATTTGTGCTTGGATTTGTCAGTTATTTTGAATATATTTACTATCGAAACGCGAATTCCGAGTCAGATCTTGCCAATGTATTACTACACCTACATCACAACGAACCCCGGCAACTCCGTTCTTTACACAGGAATGACGAACGACCTACGACGCCGATTGACCGAGCACAAGGCGATGCGAGGTAGTTCAGATAGTTTTGCCGGGAAATATTACTGCTACAAGTTGGTATATTTCGAACGTCACTTGACGGCAATGGGTGCCATACGTCGTGAAAAGGAGATCAAGAAGCTTAGTCGGGAGGACAAGATTCGTCTTATCGCTTCCAAAAATCCAAAATGGGAATGGCTCAACTCGATGGCGGGTTAATTTTTTCACTGGTTCCAGATTGAGCGGGATTAATGACCTGACATCCTCCCCCCCTCAAGCCAGCATCC
This is a stretch of genomic DNA from Bacteroidota bacterium. It encodes these proteins:
- a CDS encoding GIY-YIG nuclease family protein, which translates into the protein MYYYTYITTNPGNSVLYTGMTNDLRRRLTEHKAMRGSSDSFAGKYYCYKLVYFERHLTAMGAIRREKEIKKLSREDKIRLIASKNPKWEWLNSMAG